A window of the Streptomyces sp. NBC_00250 genome harbors these coding sequences:
- a CDS encoding DUF305 domain-containing protein — MLIRRQRAVVAVALSAVAVLALSACESGPDKGAPEAKGSAGTVVAPGKPGEPARRISPEEAAKLLPDQSPNSADYTYTQMMIVHHRQALTMTALAPQRAASAQVKGVAERIAAAQKPEIGAMEGWLKNNGGPREQAGHDHHSMPGMASEAQLKELGNAKGKAFDELFLKLMITHHEGAVTMAAEVLSEGNNVLVEEMANDVIAQQSAEIGRMRGL, encoded by the coding sequence TTGTTGATCCGCCGTCAGCGTGCCGTCGTCGCCGTGGCCCTGTCCGCCGTCGCCGTACTCGCCCTCAGCGCCTGCGAGTCGGGGCCCGACAAGGGCGCACCGGAGGCCAAGGGATCGGCCGGGACCGTGGTCGCGCCGGGAAAGCCCGGCGAACCGGCCAGGCGGATATCCCCCGAGGAAGCCGCGAAGCTGCTTCCGGACCAGAGCCCGAACAGCGCCGACTACACCTACACGCAGATGATGATCGTGCACCACCGGCAGGCCCTCACCATGACCGCGCTGGCCCCGCAGCGGGCGGCCTCGGCTCAGGTGAAGGGGGTCGCCGAGCGGATCGCGGCGGCGCAGAAGCCGGAGATCGGCGCGATGGAAGGTTGGCTGAAAAACAACGGTGGCCCGCGCGAACAGGCGGGCCACGACCATCACTCGATGCCGGGCATGGCGAGCGAGGCGCAGCTGAAGGAGCTCGGGAACGCGAAGGGCAAGGCCTTCGACGAACTGTTCCTGAAGCTGATGATCACGCACCACGAGGGGGCGGTGACGATGGCCGCCGAGGTGCTGAGCGAGGGCAACAACGTCCTCGTGGAGGAGATGGCGAACGACGTGATCGCCCAGCAGTCGGCGGAGATCGGGAGGATGCGGGGGCTGTAA
- a CDS encoding LVIVD repeat-containing protein, translating to MATMFMAAPATATPDPGDVPAQGKVSSEQAAEARAAIQSGEIPGVDEIVHSSNIEHLANIPKDALPGTNSDLAFQGKYAFAGNYDGFRIFDISNPKSPKTVAQVLCPGSQNDISVSGDLLFLSTDSSRSDNSCASTTQPASVKESWEGMKIFDISDVRNPKYVAAVETACGSHTNTLVPKKRDVYIYVSSYSPNAAFPDCQPPHDGISVIKVPRKAPEKAALVGFPVLFPGEGPDGGGNPGGPTNPGVSKTTGCHDITVLPEKDLAAGACMGDGILFDIEDPEHPRVIDRVQDNVNFAFWHSATFNQKADKVVFTDELGGGGAATCNAAVGPNRGADGIYDIVGKGKKSKLVFRSYFKIPRHQADTENCVAHNGSLIPVKGKDIMVQAWYQGGISVWDFTDSRKPKEIAYFERGPLSATTIATGGSWSAYYYNGYIYSNDIAKGFDVLKLSDRRTDPAKRIRMDELNVQTQPDYFDFDD from the coding sequence ATGGCCACCATGTTCATGGCGGCCCCCGCCACCGCGACTCCCGACCCGGGAGACGTCCCCGCGCAGGGCAAGGTGTCCTCGGAGCAGGCGGCCGAGGCGCGTGCCGCGATACAGAGCGGTGAGATACCCGGCGTGGACGAGATCGTCCACAGCTCGAACATCGAGCACCTCGCCAACATCCCCAAGGACGCCCTCCCGGGCACCAACTCGGACCTCGCCTTCCAGGGCAAGTACGCCTTCGCAGGCAACTACGACGGCTTCCGGATCTTCGACATCAGCAACCCGAAGTCCCCGAAGACCGTCGCCCAGGTCCTCTGCCCGGGCTCCCAGAACGACATCTCCGTCTCCGGGGACCTGCTGTTCCTCTCGACGGACTCCTCCCGGAGCGACAACTCCTGCGCCAGCACGACGCAGCCCGCCTCGGTCAAGGAATCCTGGGAGGGCATGAAGATCTTCGACATCAGCGACGTCCGGAACCCGAAGTACGTCGCCGCCGTCGAGACCGCGTGCGGCTCGCACACCAACACGCTGGTGCCCAAGAAGCGGGACGTGTACATCTACGTCTCGTCGTACTCGCCCAACGCCGCGTTCCCGGACTGCCAGCCCCCGCACGACGGCATCTCGGTCATCAAGGTGCCCCGCAAGGCGCCCGAGAAGGCCGCGCTCGTCGGCTTCCCCGTCCTCTTCCCGGGCGAGGGCCCGGACGGCGGCGGCAACCCCGGTGGCCCGACCAACCCGGGTGTCTCCAAGACCACGGGCTGCCACGACATCACCGTGCTGCCGGAGAAGGACCTCGCGGCCGGCGCCTGCATGGGTGACGGCATCCTCTTCGACATCGAGGACCCCGAGCACCCGCGGGTGATCGACCGTGTCCAGGACAACGTCAACTTCGCGTTCTGGCACTCCGCGACCTTCAACCAGAAGGCCGACAAGGTCGTCTTCACCGACGAGCTCGGCGGCGGCGGCGCCGCCACCTGCAACGCCGCGGTCGGCCCGAACCGCGGTGCCGACGGCATCTACGACATCGTCGGCAAGGGCAAGAAGAGCAAGCTCGTCTTCCGCAGCTACTTCAAGATCCCGCGCCACCAGGCCGACACCGAGAACTGCGTCGCCCACAACGGCTCGCTGATCCCGGTCAAGGGCAAGGACATCATGGTCCAGGCCTGGTACCAGGGCGGCATCTCCGTCTGGGACTTCACCGACTCCCGCAAGCCCAAGGAGATCGCCTACTTCGAGCGCGGCCCGCTGTCCGCCACCACCATCGCCACCGGCGGCTCGTGGTCCGCGTACTACTACAACGGCTACATCTACTCGAACGACATCGCCAAGGGCTTCGACGTCCTGAAGCTCTCCGACCGTCGTACCGACCCCGCGAAGCGGATCCGGATGGACGAGCTCAACGTCCAGACGCAGCCGGACTACTTCGACTTCGACGACTGA
- a CDS encoding TetR/AcrR family transcriptional regulator, protein MSPRSPSVNEELRRRSRERILQATVELVDTRGYEATTLGDIAERAGSARGLISYYFPGKRQLLQAAVHRLMHLTLEEALEREPHTEDGRERMARAIDAILGLAAERPTLMRTHMAGILQAEGFVQCEEQQRLAFLLRDTVTRYGSEDVDTDYPMLRALLMGAVVAVLLPGAKMPLARLRSELFHRYGLDWEAGMPPDGGPPDGTPALRPSAGRREATAGGHGSGQSSKSK, encoded by the coding sequence ATGTCCCCGCGTAGCCCATCGGTCAATGAAGAGCTTCGGCGCAGGTCCCGCGAGCGCATTCTGCAGGCCACGGTGGAGCTGGTCGACACACGTGGTTACGAGGCGACGACGCTCGGCGACATCGCGGAGCGGGCCGGTTCGGCGCGGGGGCTGATCTCGTACTACTTCCCGGGCAAGCGGCAGCTTCTGCAGGCCGCGGTGCACCGGCTGATGCATCTCACCCTGGAAGAGGCCCTGGAGCGCGAGCCGCACACGGAGGACGGCCGCGAGCGCATGGCGCGCGCGATCGACGCGATCCTCGGGCTCGCGGCGGAGCGCCCCACCCTGATGCGCACCCATATGGCGGGCATTCTGCAGGCCGAGGGGTTCGTGCAGTGCGAGGAGCAGCAACGCCTGGCGTTCCTGCTGCGCGACACGGTCACGCGCTACGGCTCCGAGGACGTGGACACAGACTATCCGATGCTGCGCGCCCTGCTGATGGGCGCGGTGGTGGCGGTGCTGCTTCCCGGCGCCAAGATGCCGCTGGCGCGGCTGCGTTCGGAGCTGTTCCACCGGTACGGCCTGGACTGGGAGGCCGGCATGCCGCCGGACGGGGGTCCGCCCGACGGTACGCCGGCCCTCAGGCCGTCAGCCGGCCGCCGCGAGGCGACGGCCGGTGGTCACGGCTCCGGTCAGTCGTCGAAGTCGAAGTAG